The region TCAATAGACGAAACAGCTTTGTCAAAAGGTGAGCTCTATACAATTATTACAAACAAGTATAGTAGAGGAAAGAAAGGGAGTATAGTAGCCATTTTTTCTGGCACTAAAGTAGAGCCTATTATAGAAAAGCTCCTTACAATCTCCTCTAAGAGAGGATCTAAAGTTAAGGAGATAACACTTGATATGGCAAATTCTATGAAAAAAATTGTTACGAAGTGCTTTGTTAATGCCACACAAGTAACAGATCGTTTTCATGTACAGAAACTAGTAAATGAAGCATTACAAGATATTAGAATACAAGAACGTTGGAATGCTTCAGATATTGAAAACAACTTAATCCTACAAGCTAAAAAAGAAGGTAAACAATTTATTCCAATAGAATTTGATAATGGAGATACAGCTAAGCAACTACTTATAAGAAGTAGATATCTACTAACTATGGATCCAAGTAAATGGACCACTAATCAAATACAAAGAGCAGATATATTATTTAATCAATATCCTTTGATTAAACAAGCTTACAATGTAGCGCAACACTTAAGAATAATATATAACACAACCATAGTAAAAGAAGTAGCTTATACTAAACTGGCTCATTGGTACAATGATGTTATCAAGATTAATTTAAAACAATTCGGCACTGTTATCAATACAATGCAAATCAATTATAAAACAATTCTTAACTATTTTGATAATAGAAGTACCAATGCCTCTGCTGAATCTTTTAATGCCAAAATTAAAGCATTCAGAGCTCAGTTTAGAGGTGTAAGAGATATTGATTTCTTTTTATACAGATTGACTAAGCTTTATGCATAAACACAACTTTTGAGATTGATCCAAAATAAGTTACTTAATTCCAAAACTCTGACTCTGATCAGTTTTTTAGAGATAACAAAAAAAAGCTCCTCTGTTTCCAGAGGAGCTTACTTGTTGGCTCACTAGGACTCGAACCTAGAATGTCTGTACCAAAAACAGAAGTGTTGCCATTACACCATGAGCCATTACCATTTCACTACTTCAGCGTGATTACTTCTGTAATGCGGATGCAAAACTAGCACATTTTTTGTAATCTCCAAATTTTTACTGTAAAAAAATTAATTTTTTCTAATTCCTTCATGCAACACAAAAAAAATCTTTTCTTTGTATGTACAATCTATAGAAATATCTAGTAATTAAAAATATGTTGACATTCAATTACAAGAAGTGGAATGTTATAGGCGGTTGGCTATGTTTTGCTATCGCTCTATTAACTTATACACTAACAGTAGAACCAACTGTAAGCTTTTGGGATCCGGGAGAATACATTGCTACTTCTGCTAAACTACAAGTAGGACACCCTCCGGGAGCTCCATTTTATCAAATGTTAGGGGCTTTCTTCTCTATGTTTGCTACGTCACCTGATAAAGTTGCCTTAATGGTAAACATGGTTGCCGTTATATCAAGTGCCTTTACTATTCTCTTTATGTATTGGACGTTGTCTAATCTTTTAAAGAAAATCGTAGTTTCTAAAAGCGAGTGGACTAACCACAATGCTATTGTAGTCTTAGGTAGTGCAGCTATTGGTTCACTAGCATTTACTTTTACAGACAGCTTCTGGTTTAATGCTGTTGAGTCTGAAGTATACGCTTCTGCGATGCTATTAACTTCTCTCCTACTTTACTTAGGTATCAGATGGTATGATGACATCAATACAGTTAAAGGTAATCGTTGGTTATTGTTAATTGGATTAGTCATAGGGGCTTCTTTTGGTGTACACTTAATGGCGCTACTTACTGTTCCCTCTATTGCATTACTTTACTACTTTAAGAAGTATGAAAAAGTAAATATCAAGAACTTCATTATCGCGAATATCGTAGCAGTAGGGGTTCTATTCTTTCTATTTGCTTTTCTATTCCCATACACATTAGCCCTATTTGGCAAAACTGAGATCTTTATGGTCAACTCAATGGGAATGCCTTTTAATAGTGGTACCATATTCGCATTCTTACTTATCATAGCATTCTTTGCTTTTGGATTGAGATACACTGAGAAGAACAACAAAATAATGGCGAACACTCTTATACTTACCTTACTGTTTATTAGTATCGGACTTACAGCTTGGTTAATGCTACCGATTAGAGCCAATGCTAAAGTGGTAATCAATGAGAACACTCCTTCTGATGCTACAGAGCTATTAGCTTACTATCAACGTGAACAATACGGAGAAGAAAGCATCTATTACGATTCGTATTTCACTAAAAAATATACTGGGCTAGATAAAAACAACCCGTGGAAAGATGAAAAACCAAACTACGAAAGAAACTACCAAACTGGTAAGTATGAAATCGTAAATGAGTATAAAAACGCTGGTCAAAACTTTAACGAAACGCATAAAGGATTCCTTCCTAGACTGTGGAGTACGGATAAGAACCACCGCGTTAACTATATGAGATACACTAAAGCTTTAAACTTCCATGCAGCTCAAGGATATGCAGGAAACAAAGAGCTTGAAGAGCTTATAGAAGGTGTGAAAAATGGACTAGAAAAAGGCGAAATAGGATACGAAGGACTTGACAAATTCTTCGATACCTATGGAGAATACCTAGATATAGAAGTTCCTTCTTTTGGAAGCAACATGAGTTTCATGTTTGATTACCAATTTGGTTATATGTTCTGGCGTTACCTAATGTGGAACTTCGCAGGAAGACAAGATGACATCCAAGGTCAGGGTGACTTACAGCATGGTAACTGGATCAGTGGTATCACTTTCTTAGATGAAATCCGCTTAGGTTCTCAGAAAGACTTACCATCTGATGCATTAGAAAACAAAGGTAGAAACACCTATTTCTTCCTTCCATTCATACTAGGGCTTATAGGTGTGGTATTCCATTACCGCAAAGATCCTAAGATGTTTTGGGTACTTTTAGTACTGTTCTTATTTACTAGTTTTGCCCTAAAAATATTCCTTAATGAACGTCCATTCGAACCACGTGAACGTGACTACGCTGTAGTTCCTGCATTCTATGTGTTCGCATTATGGATTGGATTCGGAGTATACGCCATCTATGATGGACTTAAGAAATATGTACAGCCTAAACTAGCTGCACCAGCAGTATTAATCGTTTCACTATTCGCTGCGCCAGTCTTATTAGCACAGCAGAACTGGGACGATCACGATCGCTCTGACCGATATACAGCATTAGCAAATGCAAAAGCATATCTAGACTCTTGTGATCCGAATGCCATCTTATTCACTATTGGAGATAATGATACCTTCCCTCTTTGGTATTTACAAGATGTAGAAGGTTATAGAACTGACGTAAGAGTAGTGTGTACTAGCTTACTTCCGTTAGACTGGTATATTGATCAGATGAAGGCAAAAGCTTATGATTCTGAGCCACTACCTATTTCATTTACACATGATCAATATGTAGGTAACAAGAGAGACGCTGTCTTAATCAACAAAATGATTGAAGAGAGAATAGACATACAGTCTTTGATGAACTTTATCAAATCTGATGACGAAAGAACAAAAATAAAGACAGAAGCAGGTACTACCCTGTATATCGCTCCTACTGGACAAATCAGAATCCCAGTTGACAGTGTGAATATCGCAAAATACAATATTGTATCTCCTCATTTGAGAAAAGATGTTCCTCCATACATAGATGTTGACATCACAGATCAGGCTATCTATAAGCACCGTTTGATAATGCTTGATATAGTGGCAAATAATAACTGGAAAAGACCTATATACTTCTCTGGAGGAAGCTGGGGGGATGATGATTTCATCTGGATGAAAGACTACTTACAGTTAAGCGGTTTAGTATATAAACTAGTTCCTCTAAAATCTGATACAGAAAATGCACATGCACTAGACAAAGGTTCTATAGATGCAGACAGAATGTATGATATCGTAACCAAGTGGTATTGGGGGAATATGGGTAGTGATAAAATCTATCACGATCCACAGACTAGACGTAATGCGCTAAGCTACCGTATTAATCTTGCTCGCTTAATGGAACAATTACTTCTAGAAGGTAAAGACGAAAAAGCGAAGAAGGTAATTGACATAGCGATGACCAATATGCCAATTAAATACTATGGCCTTTACCAAGTAGTACATCCTTTTGTTGAAGGTTCGTATAAAGTAGGAGAGAAAGAGAAAGCTCGCCTTATGGTAAAAGAACTAGTTCAGAAATCTAAAGAATCTCTTACCTATTACAAGGGGCTACAGATGGATGACATCCAGTATTATCAACAAGAAATAATGACAGACATAGAGATATGGCGAGAATTACTAGAGGTAGTCAAAGAAGAAGACCCTAGTTATTTTAAAACTCTTGTTGCAGATTTTAATACATATAACGGTTACTTCTCATACTTTAAGAGACCTAATTTATAGTTAAGAAGGCGATAGATTCATTTCTATCGCCTTTTCTTTTTACCTTTGCCCTACTTTTAAACAAAGCAGATATACGATGATCGAGAATAAAAATCAATCTAAAACAGATATTGGACAATTAGGTGAGTTTGGCTTAATAGAGCACTTAACTCAAAACTTTACTATCCAGAATGACAGCACTGACAAAGGAATCGGTGATGATGCCGCTATACTTTCCTTTGGTGAAGACAAAGTAGTTGTATCTACAGATCTTTTGATAGAAGGTGTACACTTTGACTTAGCCTACACGCCACTAAAGCACTTAGGATATAAAGCTGTCGTAGTTAATCTATCAGATATCTGCGCGATGAATGCTACTCCTACACAAATCACAGTCTCTATAGCTGTCTCTAACCGCTTTCCACTAGAAGCATTAGACGAGCTATATGAAGGTATCGCATTAGCGTGCAATTACTATAAAGTAGATTTAGTAGGTGGAGACACTACATCTTCTCAGAAAGGGCTTATTATTAGCGTTACAGCTATTGGTAAAGCGAAAGAAGAGGACATCATCTACCGCAGTGGCGCTGGAGAGACTGACTTACTAGTAGTATCAGGTGATATCGGATCAGCTTACATGGGGCTGCAAATCTTAGAAAGAGAGAAACAAGTATTCTTAGTAAACCCAAATAGCCAACCTGACTTATCTATCTATGAATACATCATCGAGAGACAACTTAAGCCTGAAGCTAGAACAGACATCAAACAGCTTTTAACAGACTTAGAAGTACAGCCGACAGCCATGATAGATATCTCAGATGGCCTGTCATCAGAGATTATGCACTTGTGCAAAAGCTCTACTGTAGGATGTAACTTATATGAAGACAAGCTTCCTCTTGATCCTCAGTTTATGAACACTTGCGAAGAGTTTAACATCGACGCTACTACGATGGCGATAAACGGTGGTGAAGATTATGAACTACTATTCACTATCAAAATGGAAGACTTCGATAAGATTAAGGGTAACCCTAACTTATCTATCATAGGACACATGACGCAAGAGAGCGAAGGTGTACACCTGATCAGTAGAGAGAACACTAAGATTCCTCTTAAAGCAAGAGGTTGGAATCCTTTAGAAAACAAAGACGAAGAATAAAAAAAGACGCCACTGGCGTCTTTTTGTTTTAAAAGTCATCCTGCTTACTCCATGTATATTCATTATAATCCAAACCTTCTTTTATCCATTGAATGTCTTTTTTATCTTTTAAGTGATAATCAAACCAGTCAAGAACTCTAGTAGTTAGATCATTAGCCTCTATCGGAGTATCTGGACCAGTGGTATGACCTATGTTTTTATAAAATAGCGCTATTGTTGGAACATTTTCTCTCTTAAGTGCATTAAACATATTTATGGTATTGGTACTGTGAATATTTTCATCTAATAATCCTGTGTAAAGTAGCATAGGCGTTTTCGCTTTGTGAGCATTGTGAAGGGGGGAGTTGTCTATATATTTTTTAGGATCTTCACTATATTTTTTTTGCATTCCATATTGAGCTCGTTCTGCCATAAACCAATCGGGCATTATTCTGTACTTACTATACCTAAAAGTTAATCCACTAATAAGGTCATGCGCAGCAGAGCCACTGACTATGGTTGAGAATAGGTTTGTTTGTGTAGCAATAAAACTTGCTTTATAACCGCCAAAGGAATGCCCAATTAAACCTAATTTCTCTCGATCTATAGACTTTTCTTTCTTCAGTATTTCTTCAACGCCTAGAGTTATACATTCGAGAGCAGATATACCAGGACCTATATTATTCACATAAGAATCCACAAAATATACAAAATACCCTTGTTCATTTAATAGGCTAGCATTAAATCCTGTTTGATTGACAGTTGTCGGTAGTTCAAAAGAGGAAAAGGTATTAAATGGTTTTTCGTTGTAGACATATACAACCATTGGATATTTGTTTAAAGGATCATAATCTTTAGGATAGAGTAAGGTACTTTCTAATTCCTTGTTATATCTATCTGTGTACTTAATGCTCTGTCTCTTCTTCCAATTATATTGTGTAGGTTCTATGTCAGTTTTGAGCAATGTTGAAATTTTATTGTTGTCAATAACTTTAATTTCGACAGGGGAATTAAAACTATTTTCTGTGTATACAAATACTTTGTTATCAGCACTTGTAAGGTTGCCTTTTAAGGCTAGTGATTTACTAAAAGACTTTTGATTACTTTCACTTAGTAGTATTGTTTTATTATCTGTTATGCTAAATATTCTCTCGGTTTCACCTACTTTACTATAAATGTATTTAATACTATCTAGATTAGACGTGTAAGTGTTTGATTGTAAATTTAGTATTGTGTTTTTGCTTCCAATAGGGAAATTTGCAATTGTTATTGTTGTGTTTGTATTAAGGTTGAATTTATTAAGTTTTTCTTTAATGAAGTATAGTATTTCTTGGTTATTAGTATTTGCAATTAAAGAACTATATTCGTCTACTTTTATTGCCAGCTCTTGTTTAGTAGTTAGATTGTACAAATGCCAAAGTTGATTTCTGCTATTTAAAGGCTTATATAGTACAAAATTGTTTTTAGCAAATGCCACAGGTACTTTATAAGAAGCAATTTCAACTTCTGAGATTAACGTATTAATATCTATTAAAGAGTATTGTATAGGTAGAATAGAAGATTCAAATTTCTGTAATTTAAAGGGATTGTATCTTAGTATGTGGTTTGGCAGATCAATAAAACTATAATCTTTATCTCTTGTTCTTTCTAACTCAATTGTTTTATTCTCATTGTATTGATAAATAAAGGCTTTGTAATTTAGTTGATGTTTCAACTTGTAATTACTAGGATATATAAATCTAGAATTTCCGTTCCATATATCAAGGTATTGGCTATGACTAATCTCTTTATTGGTTTTGAAATTGTATTTTATAAATAAATCGTTGTTAAAATAGAAGTTCACTTCAAACCTTTCTAGTTTTTCTTTTGATAGGGTTATTTTCTTAATTTCTTTTATTTTGATGTTGATAATCAGTAAATTATTGGTTTTGTCAGTGTATGCAAAAAGTGTATTATCATTGTTCCAGTATAATTTGCTTATATCTTGTGACTGATCTTTAATTTCTGTGTTTTCTAGTGTGTTTAAATCAAAGATGTTTAATGAATTGGGAGTGTAGAAAATTAACTTTGTTTTGTTTGGACTTAAGTGATAGTTCTTAACCTCTGATTTGTAAAGCAGAGGTTGGTTAAGTGTTTTTCGTTTATCAATTTTTTCAATATTTAAAGCATTGTTATTGTTTAATGTGATTAATAGATTATTGTCTTTATTGGCTATAGTATGATATTTTGTTACTTGCTCTTTTGTTGCGATTATTTTGTTTTTGTTCGCATCTAGAATTATTACTTCCTTATTAAATGTCCCAACGACTAAGTCATCAAATAACAAATTTTGGTACATATTCTGGATATGAGTGACATTGATTTTTCTTTTGTCTTGAGTATTGATATAATAAGTTGAGTCAGCTATTGTACTGTTTAGATATGTCTTGTTGACAATTACCCATTTACCATCAGGGCTTATCTTAGAAGGATTTATTGTATTGATTCTATAGTCGGTTTTCAAAGCGAGTGAATCATTTTGAGCTAGTACAATGTATTGTATTAGTAGGACTAAAAAAAGTAGTAAGTATTTAATTGTGATTTTATGCATAATTGGTTTAGAGAGAGAGGTTAATGATAGTGTCATTCTTAGGGCTAAGATGTACTGAATTCTTCGATAGTGCTAGAATGCTTAAGATATTGCCCTTTGGAATTGTAATGGAAAATTCTCCTTTGTTATTAGTTAGATGATAAAATGCAATCCCCAAAGTATTATCAATAAAAGCAGGACCTATATCAACATTTTTGAGTGGACGATTTGTTTTTTTGCTATAGATATGTCCTGATACTTGTATTAAAGTATCAGGATCAGAATCTTGTAGGTTTTTTTTAAAATTGAGTTCAAGCTCAGGGTATTTACTAAAAAGCTTTAAGTAATTGTTTATTGCTAAAGAGTCTTGTGTTACTTGTATATCTAGTGTTTTACTTTTAGTTATATTACTATAAGTATATTTTTTATTATTCCTTCCGTATAGGATAGAATTTGGGATAAGAACTAAAGTGTCTCCTTTTTGTATTTTAATTTTATAGTATCCTTTTTTATTGACATAAGTTTTGACATTATCGCCATATGCGTTTAATGTGTCATTCTTCCATTGCCACTTATTTTTTATATTCATAGTGGTAATACCTAGTGGTGGAGTAGAAGTGTTTTCTAGAGTAACTTTTCCTTTAACAATGATACTGTTGTTGAATCCACAAGAGGTAGTAAGCATAAGTAATATAAAAGCTATCGTTAATGAAATATTGGTATAGCAATATTTAGTATCCATGATTGTTTGGGTTTAAGTTTTTGTTGATTAATAGTTGTTTTTCAGGTATAGGGAATAATTGATGATAATCAAGCCAATTTGTTTTAGTAGATTTTAATTGATTTAGTTTTTCAAATCTTTTAAGAGTGAAAAATCGTTGACCTATTTCTGTAAAAAATTCCCTTTGACTTTCATCTAGAAATACCTGTTCAAATTCGTCAGAGCTTAGAGCAGTATCTATAGGTTTTACTCCTCTTACTTGTCTTATCTTATTTAACTCAGTGATAGCTTGTAATCGTTTATTTTGAAAGAACAAGCTCTCAATGTAAATAAAATAAACGTGTTCAATTCTATAGAAAATGGAATATTCGTCTGTGTTATTCGTCTTGTTCTTGTATTTAAAAGCAGTTAAAAATTTAGTATTGTTAACCGTAGTACTCTTTATCCAATTTTTTAACCTTAAATCTTCAGGATCGAATTTATTTATCAGTTCTGTACTAATGGCTGTTGTATTGGCGCTTAAAGCTGTAAATATGTAGGCATTTGCTTCTGGAGTGATATTAGTTTCAAGATGTGGACTAAGTTGCCATAGAGTACTTTTAGATGTTTTTTTGAATGTATTATTTAGGTCTGATTCGATTTGATAAAGCTTGTTGTCGAGTATGTTTTGACAGTACTGTTGTGCTAGATCGAATCTCTTCTGTAAAAGGTAGTTTTCTGCCAGTAGCAATTCAACAATAGCTTTATTGATGTGAAATTTGTTTGCTGATCTATATTCATACGTTAAGTATTGATGTGCAATAAGAAGATTTTTTTCAATTTCTAAAAGAACTTGATTATAAGGCGTTTTGTTAATGTTTGTGTTGAACTTATAATCAGTAGTTAGAGTATAGGGAATATCACCGTATAATTGAATAAGGTAATGGTAGTGTAAAGCTCTTAAAGTGTACGCCTCGCCTAAGAAAGGTTCTTTTAGTTTTTGTTCAATGTATTGGGATTGAGTTAAACCTTCGATAAAGGCATTAATTTGGTAAATATTTTGATAGGCACTATTCCACCAGTTTGCTGTTTCTGGGCTATTGGGTTGAATAGAGTTTATATAAAAATTGCTTGTAGAAGTACCTACATAATTAAGTTCATCAGTGTATAGACTCAGTCCATGACTAACGCCATTTGTGTTTTTAGTTATAAAATTTTTGTCTCGAACATTTGTATAAAGTTGTGATAATGCAGATTTTACACTAGATACATTTTTGAAAACGTCTTGTTGATTTACTTTGTTATCAGGTAAATCAACATCTACTAATTGGTCACAAGATATTAGTATGAAGTTAATTAATAATAGTAATATGCTATATGTGAATAGTTTTTTATGTGATATTGAATTGTTCATAATATGATTAGATTAGAAGGTTAATTGCATTCCCATTGAATAGGTTTTTAAAGGGGGTAAGTATCCAAAAGTTGTAAACTCAGGATCCATTCCTTTGTATGAGGTAATAGTCCATAGATTTTGTCCTTGGAAGTATATTCTCAAGGATTCAATTTTGACCTTCGGAATTTTTAAAACATAAGAAAGAGATATGTTTTTCAATCTTATAAAGGATGCATCACTTATAGAATTAGAACTTTCTCTAAAAGGAGAGCTCAGTGCTTGATTCTCTGGTTTATTATAAAACGCTGATATATATTGAGCATTTAGGTTTTCTTTTGTCCAACGATCTACCATTTGTACAGGTAGATTATTTATTGCTCCACCCGGTGTAGCGTAATAATTGTTTAGGTTGTAGTTTTCTTGTTTTTTAAAATAGAATAAGAAATCAAGGGTAAAACTCTTGTAAGAAACTGTATTTTGTATTCCTCCAAAGAAAGAAGGATTAAGGCTTTTAACAATCTTTTTGTCTTCGACATTAATTTTACCATCATTATTAAAATCAGTAAATTCGTACATACCAGTTTCTGGGTTTATTCCTTTGAACTCGTAGAGTTTTATAATATTAATTGGTTTGCCAACGATATACGAACTACTTTGAGTCCCTTGTTCAAGACCAGGATAAGACACAAGTTTGTTTTTGGGAATAGAAAAATTAATGTTTGTAGACCAGTTCCAATGTTTATTGGATATGTTTTGTGTATTTACAGTAAACTCCCACCCTCTATTGTCTACAATTGCAGGGAAATTTGTTAATATCGAATTGAATCCAGTTGTTGTTGGAAGAGTTAACCCTACTAGTTGATCTGTAGCTCTATTATTGTAATAGGCAATAGAAGAATGGATACGATTGTTAAAAAGACTAAACTCTAAAGCAGATTCAAATTTGGTTGTTTTTTCCCATTTGTAATCGGGGTTGTAGAGTGCACTAGGAAACAAACCAATTTCCTTGTCGTATGAAGTGCTATTTACACTATAAGTATCAAGGTAAGCGTAATCTCCTATATTATCACTACCCGTAACTCCATAACTTAGACGTATTTTCCCAAAACTTAGCCAATGTACATCTTTAAAGAAGTTTTCTTCAGAAAACAACCAAGCTGTTCCTATTGCTCCAAAATTGCCGTATCGATTATTTTTAGCGAACCTACTAGAACCATCTCTTCGAGCAGTTATGTTTAAAATGTATTTATTGTCATAGGTGTAGTTAAGACGTGTAAATAGAGAAGCATATTTATAGTGAGCAGTAGCAGAATTACCAATGTACTTTTCTTTTGCTGCACTTATATTTTTAATCATAGCATCTGTTGTAAAATTACGACCCGTTAATTGCAAAACAGTTGATTTAGAACCTTGAAAAGTCCCTCCAATTAGAAAATCAAGGGTGTGT is a window of Myroides oncorhynchi DNA encoding:
- a CDS encoding alpha/beta hydrolase family protein, with the protein product MKTDYRINTINPSKISPDGKWVIVNKTYLNSTIADSTYYINTQDKRKINVTHIQNMYQNLLFDDLVVGTFNKEVIILDANKNKIIATKEQVTKYHTIANKDNNLLITLNNNNALNIEKIDKRKTLNQPLLYKSEVKNYHLSPNKTKLIFYTPNSLNIFDLNTLENTEIKDQSQDISKLYWNNDNTLFAYTDKTNNLLIINIKIKEIKKITLSKEKLERFEVNFYFNNDLFIKYNFKTNKEISHSQYLDIWNGNSRFIYPSNYKLKHQLNYKAFIYQYNENKTIELERTRDKDYSFIDLPNHILRYNPFKLQKFESSILPIQYSLIDINTLISEVEIASYKVPVAFAKNNFVLYKPLNSRNQLWHLYNLTTKQELAIKVDEYSSLIANTNNQEILYFIKEKLNKFNLNTNTTITIANFPIGSKNTILNLQSNTYTSNLDSIKYIYSKVGETERIFSITDNKTILLSESNQKSFSKSLALKGNLTSADNKVFVYTENSFNSPVEIKVIDNNKISTLLKTDIEPTQYNWKKRQSIKYTDRYNKELESTLLYPKDYDPLNKYPMVVYVYNEKPFNTFSSFELPTTVNQTGFNASLLNEQGYFVYFVDSYVNNIGPGISALECITLGVEEILKKEKSIDREKLGLIGHSFGGYKASFIATQTNLFSTIVSGSAAHDLISGLTFRYSKYRIMPDWFMAERAQYGMQKKYSEDPKKYIDNSPLHNAHKAKTPMLLYTGLLDENIHSTNTINMFNALKRENVPTIALFYKNIGHTTGPDTPIEANDLTTRVLDWFDYHLKDKKDIQWIKEGLDYNEYTWSKQDDF
- a CDS encoding DUF2723 domain-containing protein, coding for MLTFNYKKWNVIGGWLCFAIALLTYTLTVEPTVSFWDPGEYIATSAKLQVGHPPGAPFYQMLGAFFSMFATSPDKVALMVNMVAVISSAFTILFMYWTLSNLLKKIVVSKSEWTNHNAIVVLGSAAIGSLAFTFTDSFWFNAVESEVYASAMLLTSLLLYLGIRWYDDINTVKGNRWLLLIGLVIGASFGVHLMALLTVPSIALLYYFKKYEKVNIKNFIIANIVAVGVLFFLFAFLFPYTLALFGKTEIFMVNSMGMPFNSGTIFAFLLIIAFFAFGLRYTEKNNKIMANTLILTLLFISIGLTAWLMLPIRANAKVVINENTPSDATELLAYYQREQYGEESIYYDSYFTKKYTGLDKNNPWKDEKPNYERNYQTGKYEIVNEYKNAGQNFNETHKGFLPRLWSTDKNHRVNYMRYTKALNFHAAQGYAGNKELEELIEGVKNGLEKGEIGYEGLDKFFDTYGEYLDIEVPSFGSNMSFMFDYQFGYMFWRYLMWNFAGRQDDIQGQGDLQHGNWISGITFLDEIRLGSQKDLPSDALENKGRNTYFFLPFILGLIGVVFHYRKDPKMFWVLLVLFLFTSFALKIFLNERPFEPRERDYAVVPAFYVFALWIGFGVYAIYDGLKKYVQPKLAAPAVLIVSLFAAPVLLAQQNWDDHDRSDRYTALANAKAYLDSCDPNAILFTIGDNDTFPLWYLQDVEGYRTDVRVVCTSLLPLDWYIDQMKAKAYDSEPLPISFTHDQYVGNKRDAVLINKMIEERIDIQSLMNFIKSDDERTKIKTEAGTTLYIAPTGQIRIPVDSVNIAKYNIVSPHLRKDVPPYIDVDITDQAIYKHRLIMLDIVANNNWKRPIYFSGGSWGDDDFIWMKDYLQLSGLVYKLVPLKSDTENAHALDKGSIDADRMYDIVTKWYWGNMGSDKIYHDPQTRRNALSYRINLARLMEQLLLEGKDEKAKKVIDIAMTNMPIKYYGLYQVVHPFVEGSYKVGEKEKARLMVKELVQKSKESLTYYKGLQMDDIQYYQQEIMTDIEIWRELLEVVKEEDPSYFKTLVADFNTYNGYFSYFKRPNL
- a CDS encoding RagB/SusD family nutrient uptake outer membrane protein, encoding MNNSISHKKLFTYSILLLLINFILISCDQLVDVDLPDNKVNQQDVFKNVSSVKSALSQLYTNVRDKNFITKNTNGVSHGLSLYTDELNYVGTSTSNFYINSIQPNSPETANWWNSAYQNIYQINAFIEGLTQSQYIEQKLKEPFLGEAYTLRALHYHYLIQLYGDIPYTLTTDYKFNTNINKTPYNQVLLEIEKNLLIAHQYLTYEYRSANKFHINKAIVELLLAENYLLQKRFDLAQQYCQNILDNKLYQIESDLNNTFKKTSKSTLWQLSPHLETNITPEANAYIFTALSANTTAISTELINKFDPEDLRLKNWIKSTTVNNTKFLTAFKYKNKTNNTDEYSIFYRIEHVYFIYIESLFFQNKRLQAITELNKIRQVRGVKPIDTALSSDEFEQVFLDESQREFFTEIGQRFFTLKRFEKLNQLKSTKTNWLDYHQLFPIPEKQLLINKNLNPNNHGY
- the thiL gene encoding thiamine-phosphate kinase; translated protein: MIENKNQSKTDIGQLGEFGLIEHLTQNFTIQNDSTDKGIGDDAAILSFGEDKVVVSTDLLIEGVHFDLAYTPLKHLGYKAVVVNLSDICAMNATPTQITVSIAVSNRFPLEALDELYEGIALACNYYKVDLVGGDTTSSQKGLIISVTAIGKAKEEDIIYRSGAGETDLLVVSGDIGSAYMGLQILEREKQVFLVNPNSQPDLSIYEYIIERQLKPEARTDIKQLLTDLEVQPTAMIDISDGLSSEIMHLCKSSTVGCNLYEDKLPLDPQFMNTCEEFNIDATTMAINGGEDYELLFTIKMEDFDKIKGNPNLSIIGHMTQESEGVHLISRENTKIPLKARGWNPLENKDEE